Genomic segment of Agrobacterium larrymoorei:
GCCGCATTGCCGGTCAGTTCGCCAAGCCTCGATCTTCGAATTTCGAAACGCAGGATGGCGTCGAGCTGCCGTCCTACCGTGGTGACATCATCAACGGCATCGAGTTCAACGAAGGCTCGCGCATTCCAAGCCCGGAGCGCCAGCTGGATGCTTACCGTCAGTCCGCTGCCACGCTGAACCTGCTGCGCGCTTTCGCCATGGGTGGTTATGCCAACCTGGAAAACGTGCATCAGTGGATGCTCGGCTTCGTCAAGGATAGCCCGCAGGCGGATCGTTACCGCAAGCTTGCCAGCCGCATTTCCGAAACCATGGACTTCATGAAGGCCATCGGCATCACTGCGGAAAACAATCCGAGCCTGCGCGAAACGGATTTCTTCACCAGCCACGAAGCGCTGCTTCTGGGTTATGAAGAGGCGCTGACGCGCGTCGACTCCACCTCGGGCGATTGGTACGCCACGTCCGGCCACATGCTGTGGATCGGCGACCGTACCCGCCAGCTGGACCATGCGCATGTGGAATATTTCCGCGGCATCAAGAACCCGATCGGCCTGAAGTGCGGTCCGTCCCTGCAGCCGGATAACCTCATCGAGCTGATCGATGCGCTGAACCCGACCAACGAGGCCGGTCGCCTGACGCTGATCTGCCGTTTCGGCCACGATAAGGTTGCCGAAAGCCTGCCGAAGCTGATCCGCGCCGTTCAGAAGGAAGGCCGCAAGGTGGTCTGGTCCTGCGATCCGATGCATGGCAACACGATCACGCTCAACCATTACAAGACGCGTCCGTTCGACCGCATTCTGTCGGAAGTCGAAAGCTTCTTCCAGATCCACCGCGCCGAAGGCACGCATCCAGGCGGCATCCACATCGAGATGACCGGCAAGGACGTGACAGAATGCACCGGCGGCGCCCGCGCCGTGACGGCGGATTCGCTGTCCGACCGCTACCACACCCATTGCGACCCACGCCTCAACGCCGATCAGGCTCTGGAACTGGCCTTCCTCCTGTCCGAGCGCATGAAGAGCGGCCGCGATGAAAAGCGTCTGGCTGTGGCCAACGCCTGATCTTTTTTAGCAGAGCTTCACAAGCCGTCGGAGTGATCCGGCGGCTTTTTTGATTCTGGCGGACGAAAAGGTTGCAGAGGCGAGGCGGACGCCTGTTGCTTCACATCGTGGGTTTTGGGACCAGTCAATGTTTTCGGGTTATCATAAGGCCTCCAAGCGCCTCACAGGGGCCTCAAAGCATCACACTGCATACTTTAGCTTGCCGCCCGCAACCCCCGCCTTTCGAGGCTCCGGCTTCGCCTGCGCGCCTCTCCTTCGACAAGCTCAGGATGATGATGGAGGGCTGCTGTGTTGTGGCTCGAAGCCTCGTTCTTCAAATCCTATCATTGTCAAAAATCCCGGCCAGCCTTTACGCCAAGCTTCGCCGTTCACGCGGCAGTATCTGCCCGTGGCTTGAACTTCTCATTCTCTCCATCGCTTCACCTTTGAGGGCGAGGCCATGGCATTTCGGACGGGGCGCAGAAAGCTGCCTCGTTGGGTAGTTTAGTATGTGGCACCTCTCAGCGCCCCGTTCGGCTCTTTCGGCAGAGCCGCAATCCTCTTGCCACGGCTGGCAGAACCCGGATGGCAAGGGTTAAAAACCTTGCCGGAGAACCGGTCGGACTTGATCAAGGCCCAACCCTTTCCATCCGGGTGCGATGATGGTTGCCCGCCATCGCCCTGCCAGTTCAGCCACATCTGCCTTCGGGAGTGAGGGAGCCGAACATCTCGTACAGCCCGCAGTCCCGATCCGTTCTCCGCAAGGCTCTCACCCGACAGCACGTTTCGAGTGCTGGCCAGATGGTTACCTTACGATCCGTCCGTTCACCTTTTTAGGA
This window contains:
- a CDS encoding class II 3-deoxy-7-phosphoheptulonate synthase, translating into MAQNWTPGSWRHKPIQQVPQYPNAAALAATEAQLASYPPLVFAGEARRLKKQLASVAEGEAFLLQGGDCAESFLEHGADNIRDFFRAFLQMAVVLTYGAQLPVVKVGRIAGQFAKPRSSNFETQDGVELPSYRGDIINGIEFNEGSRIPSPERQLDAYRQSAATLNLLRAFAMGGYANLENVHQWMLGFVKDSPQADRYRKLASRISETMDFMKAIGITAENNPSLRETDFFTSHEALLLGYEEALTRVDSTSGDWYATSGHMLWIGDRTRQLDHAHVEYFRGIKNPIGLKCGPSLQPDNLIELIDALNPTNEAGRLTLICRFGHDKVAESLPKLIRAVQKEGRKVVWSCDPMHGNTITLNHYKTRPFDRILSEVESFFQIHRAEGTHPGGIHIEMTGKDVTECTGGARAVTADSLSDRYHTHCDPRLNADQALELAFLLSERMKSGRDEKRLAVANA